The following is a genomic window from Mus pahari chromosome 1, PAHARI_EIJ_v1.1, whole genome shotgun sequence.
ATTTGAATGCCACATGCCACTTCTTGGACTGTGTGACACTACCAAGGCAGGCTTTCTGCCTTCACTCCCCTCTTCAAACGCAGGCAGACTAGCTCTTTGCTGCAGCAGGGTCCCTTGTCCCTggtttcctccttcttcttcttcttcttcttcttcttcttcttcttcttcttcttcttcttcttcttcttcttcttcttcttcttcttcttcttcttttctttttggtttttcgagacagggtttctctgtgtagccctggctgtcctggaattcactctgtagaccaggctggcctcaaactcagaaatctgcctgcctctgcctcccgagtgctgggattaaagacatgtgccaccccTGCCCGGCTCCTGGTTTCCTTCTGGATGTCTATCTCTACTCTCACCCACTCTGCCTGATGGAGATGTGACTTTCAGAACATGCCACAGCAGCTCCACCCCCTTTCTCTGTCCCAGCTCACTACACTCCTACCTCAAGTGAGAATTGATGCAAATTCCAAAACAATGAAGATCCTCAATAACTGTTGAATGAGGTTGAGAGGAATAAatgaagaatggatggatggtcttacaaatatataaacacgAATACACAGATGAGCCTGTAAACTCAACAGGACTCTCTCACCCTTCTCAGCCACTTGCAGACTGCCTTGTTCTCCCCCATCACGGCAGCACTGAATTGATttgggggaaggggcagaggcGGGATTCCATCTATGCAGGCTGGGACAAAGATCCTGATTATTTTTGCATCCTCAACCTGGCCCTATTCCCGTCCTCAGGTCTCTCTCCTGCTTGGTATGGTATGATGAAGTGAGGTGGAATAGGAAgatgttttatttccttcctttaccTTACTCTCATTTCCAGCTTCCTGATGTTGCTCCTCCATGGTGCTCCTTAGCTGGGATATACAAGAATCCTACGACAAGCCACGGCCTGCGCGTTCCAAGAGCTTGGGTGAGGGAACCTTGCAGGGATGCTATCAGCTGACATTGACACTAGCTGCCGCCTCCCTGGGTGGTTCCCATTTCTCACAGCTGCTCCTTCTGATTGGACAGCAGTTTTACCACATGAGCCTCTTTGGTTGTGAGGCCTATCAATCTTACGTTTGCTTTTAAGCGAGGGTAGATGTCACGTGTCAGTCCCGCGAGTGGACCCCTACGAATCCGGCCGTTCCGGGCCCCGCCTTCTTCTAACGGGCACGAGCAGAGGTGCACATGCGCACTAGGGCAGCTTGGCTCCACCAGGCGGTGGGCGGGGCGGGGAGTCCGGAGGGGGGCGAGGGTTGGGAGGGAGGTTTGGGTAGGGAGGAATGGGGAACTCGAGTGGGTCAGGGGGTCTAGGGGCGAGGGCAGGCTGCAATGTCTGTGGAGAAAGAGCTTCCGTTCTTGTTTTCACACCCGGGCCAGAAAGTACGGAGTAAGCAGCTTAAGGAGCCGCGGGGACGCAATAAGGCCCGGATACTCCGCGCCCATAGGAAGCCCCGCGGGGACCAAAGGAAATCGCTACCGAAGTCACACTGCAAGAAGGAGCAAGTGcgagagaaagagaaggtgtgGGTACCCTGGAATGGACTCATCGTGATTGGGAAGAGAGTGGAACTCTTGGACAGAAACGTGCAAAAGTCTAACCCAAAGTTGGAATCTGAGGACTGGAAGCTGGAGGGCACGGGGAGGaagttttcaaaagagaaatcagGCCTGCAACAGGAGACGGTGGTCGCGAAGCTCCTGAGCAGTGTAAGAAGGACGGTGCAGGCTCGAGCAGGTTTGGAGAATGACAGCCCAGAGATTTGGAGAGAGTTGGAGGACAGACTCAAAGCTGATGTGACTACGAGTGCAGAGATAACTGCAGAGCGTGGGGAAAACTTGAAATCTAGGGACAGGTTGAGGACCCCTGGAGGGGACTTGAGGTCCAGAGGGGATCAGCTGAG
Proteins encoded in this region:
- the LOC110338654 gene encoding uncharacterized protein LOC110338654, with the protein product MSVEKELPFLFSHPGQKVRSKQLKEPRGRNKARILRAHRKPRGDQRKSLPKSHCKKEQVREKEKVWVPWNGLIVIGKRVELLDRNVQKSNPKLESEDWKLEGTGRKFSKEKSGLQQETVVAKLLSSVRRTVQARAGLENDSPEIWRELEDRLKADVTTSAEITAERGENLKSRDRLRTPGGDLRSRGDQLRPNEELESSGENLKIRVPIGDKVAHVYPRPSFEDSSVPKTCTPDLRHRPSPDTLPHLHLGSHITERPFLRPSSEAKKHDDKRNIILWKASQ